The following coding sequences lie in one Bacteroides helcogenes P 36-108 genomic window:
- the cls gene encoding cardiolipin synthase, giving the protein MKKVTFIILFLFSIGNACGQISSDSIVTSYLQQTGVPVTCNNEVKLLMTGHDKFIDLFKTIKQARHHIHLEYFNFRNDSIANALFDLLAEKAQEGVEIRALFDAFGNWSNSKPLKKRHLKTIRDRGIEIVKFDPITFPWINHAAHRDHRKIVIIDGKVGYTGGMNIADYYINGLPKIGKWHDMHIHLEGEAVRYLQGIFLTMWNRETGQHIGGPSYFPNTPHFPDSIAEEIAIVDRTPLETPRSISHAYAASIQAAQNNIRIVNPYFVPTKSIRKAIRNALKKGTEVEIMIPAVSDIYFTPEASFHVAHKLMKKGAKIYLFNGGFHHSKIMMVDGTFCTVGTANLNSRSLRYDYETNAFIFDPATTRQLNEMFERDKQNSTLLTPEVWKKRSAWKKFVGWVGNLLTPFL; this is encoded by the coding sequence TTGAAGAAAGTTACATTTATCATATTATTCCTTTTTTCTATTGGGAATGCCTGCGGACAGATATCCAGCGACAGCATTGTCACGAGTTATCTGCAACAGACAGGAGTACCGGTCACATGCAACAATGAAGTAAAATTATTAATGACCGGGCATGACAAGTTTATCGACCTTTTCAAAACAATCAAGCAGGCCCGACATCATATCCACCTGGAATATTTCAACTTCCGTAATGACTCTATTGCCAATGCCTTATTCGACTTGTTGGCAGAGAAAGCTCAAGAAGGTGTAGAAATACGCGCTCTGTTTGACGCTTTCGGTAATTGGTCCAACAGCAAGCCGCTGAAGAAACGCCACCTGAAGACTATCCGCGACCGTGGAATCGAAATCGTAAAGTTTGATCCGATTACCTTTCCTTGGATAAACCATGCCGCACACCGCGATCATCGCAAAATCGTCATCATTGATGGCAAAGTAGGCTATACAGGAGGCATGAATATAGCAGACTATTATATTAATGGTTTACCAAAAATAGGCAAATGGCATGATATGCACATCCACCTCGAAGGTGAGGCAGTCCGCTATTTACAGGGAATCTTCCTGACTATGTGGAACCGTGAAACGGGACAGCATATAGGAGGGCCGTCATACTTTCCGAACACCCCCCATTTTCCGGACAGCATAGCAGAAGAAATAGCCATCGTAGATCGCACTCCACTCGAAACTCCCCGTTCTATCAGCCATGCTTACGCAGCTTCCATACAGGCAGCACAAAATAATATCCGGATTGTAAACCCTTATTTCGTTCCGACTAAATCAATCCGTAAAGCTATAAGAAATGCGTTGAAAAAGGGAACTGAAGTAGAAATCATGATCCCTGCCGTATCGGACATCTATTTTACTCCCGAAGCCTCTTTCCATGTTGCACACAAGCTAATGAAGAAAGGAGCCAAGATTTACCTTTTCAACGGCGGCTTTCACCATTCAAAGATCATGATGGTGGACGGCACTTTCTGCACGGTAGGCACAGCCAACCTAAACAGCCGTAGCCTGAGATATGATTATGAAACAAATGCCTTTATCTTTGATCCCGCTACCACACGTCAACTGAACGAAATGTTTGAGAGAGACAAGCAAAACAGTACCTTATTGACCCCTGAGGTTTGGAAAAAACGCTCTGCATGGAAAAAGTTTGTAGGCTGGGTAGGCAATTTGCTGACACCATTCCTTTAA
- a CDS encoding thymidylate synthase — translation MKQYLDLLNRVLTEGAEKNDRTGTGTVSIFGHQMRFNMEEGFPCLTTKKLHLKSIIHELLWFLKGDTNIKYLQDNGVRIWNEWADENGDLGHIYGYQWRSWPDYKGGFIDQISEAVETIKHNPDSRRIIVSAWNVGDLNNMNLPPCHAFFQFYVANGKLSLQLYQRSADIFLGVPFNIASYALLLLMMAQVTGLQAGDFIHTLGDAHIYLNHIEQVKLQLTRNPKPLPLMNINPDVKNIFDFKYEDFELVNYNPHPHIAGKVAI, via the coding sequence ATGAAACAATATTTAGACTTGCTCAACCGGGTACTGACCGAAGGCGCAGAGAAAAACGACCGCACGGGAACGGGAACCGTCAGCATATTCGGACATCAGATGCGCTTCAATATGGAAGAAGGATTTCCATGTCTGACAACCAAAAAACTTCATCTGAAATCAATTATCCATGAACTTTTATGGTTCCTCAAAGGAGATACCAATATAAAATATCTCCAAGACAACGGAGTACGCATATGGAATGAATGGGCGGATGAAAATGGAGATTTAGGACACATATATGGCTATCAGTGGCGTTCGTGGCCCGACTACAAAGGTGGTTTTATAGACCAGATCAGTGAAGCTGTCGAAACGATTAAACATAACCCGGATTCACGCCGCATCATTGTCAGTGCATGGAATGTAGGTGATTTGAATAACATGAACCTGCCTCCCTGCCATGCCTTCTTTCAATTTTATGTGGCAAATGGCAAGCTAAGCCTGCAATTATACCAACGCAGTGCAGATATCTTCCTGGGAGTACCCTTCAATATAGCTTCTTACGCTCTGCTCTTGCTGATGATGGCGCAAGTGACAGGATTGCAAGCCGGAGATTTTATCCATACTTTAGGAGATGCCCATATCTACCTTAACCACATAGAACAGGTGAAACTGCAACTAACTCGCAACCCCAAACCGCTTCCCCTGATGAATATCAATCCGGATGTGAAAAACATCTTTGATTTCAAGTACGAGGATTTTGAGCTGGTTAATTACAATCCCCATCCTCACATTGCCGGAAAGGTTGCAATCTGA
- a CDS encoding dihydrofolate reductase — MISIIAAIDRHQGIGHQNKLLFWLPNDLKRFKALTTGNTIIMGRKTFESLPKGALPNRRNIVLSSHPETYCPGAELFSSLEEALRSCTPVEQVYIIGGASVYRQALPFANLLHLTEVDAEVPQADAYFPEINPAIWQEKSRESHSPDEKHPYPYAFVDYIRR, encoded by the coding sequence ATGATCAGCATTATTGCCGCAATAGACAGACACCAGGGAATAGGGCATCAGAATAAACTTCTGTTTTGGCTGCCCAATGACTTGAAACGATTCAAGGCACTCACTACCGGAAACACCATCATCATGGGACGGAAAACTTTCGAGTCTCTGCCCAAGGGTGCACTGCCCAACCGTCGTAACATCGTACTTTCCTCACATCCGGAAACTTACTGCCCGGGAGCAGAACTATTCTCATCGCTGGAGGAAGCACTAAGAAGCTGTACCCCCGTTGAACAAGTGTACATCATTGGTGGTGCAAGTGTATATAGGCAAGCTTTACCGTTCGCCAATCTCCTTCACTTGACAGAAGTGGACGCAGAAGTACCTCAAGCAGATGCCTACTTCCCGGAAATAAATCCGGCTATATGGCAAGAAAAAAGCAGGGAATCACACTCGCCGGACGAGAAGCATCCCTACCCCTATGCATTTGTTGACTATATTCGCCGATAG
- a CDS encoding Lrp/AsnC family transcriptional regulator: MGHHQLDTLDEQILKLIADNARIPFLEVARACNVSGAAIHQRIQKLTNLGILKGSEYVIDPEKIGYETCAYIGIYLKDPASFDAVTKALEAIPEIVECHFTTGKYDMFIKLYARNNHHLLSIIHDKLQPLGLARTETLISFHEAIKRQMPIVVEEED; this comes from the coding sequence ATGGGACATCATCAATTAGATACTTTAGACGAGCAGATATTAAAGCTTATTGCCGATAATGCACGTATTCCTTTCCTTGAAGTGGCAAGAGCTTGTAATGTGTCGGGAGCGGCCATTCATCAGCGCATTCAAAAGTTGACCAATTTAGGCATATTAAAAGGTTCCGAATATGTTATTGATCCGGAAAAAATAGGGTACGAGACATGTGCTTATATTGGTATTTATTTAAAAGATCCTGCCTCTTTTGATGCTGTTACAAAAGCTTTGGAAGCTATTCCGGAGATTGTGGAGTGTCATTTTACAACGGGCAAGTATGACATGTTCATTAAGCTCTATGCGCGCAATAACCACCATTTACTGAGTATAATCCATGATAAGTTGCAGCCATTGGGCTTAGCTCGTACGGAAACTTTGATTTCTTTTCATGAAGCCATCAAGCGGCAGATGCCGATAGTGGTTGAAGAAGAAGATTGA
- a CDS encoding IgA Peptidase M64 translates to MKKYTLLLMCLSITLLIQAQVFTDYFMDKTLRIDYLFTGNAAKQEICLNELSSLPLWAGRRHHLSELPLQGNGQIVMRDIISGNIIYKTSFSSLFQEWLETDEAKVVTKGFENSFLVPYPLRPAEIEITLLDPHRNIRANMKHTVNPNDILIHPKGINRTISHKYLLQSGSVDKCIDVAILAEGYTLNEMDTFYKDAAIACESLFSHEPFKSMKTQFNIIAVASPSEDSGVSVPRLGDWKRTAFNSNFSTFYSDRYLTTSHVKSIHDALAGIPYEHIIILANTEEYGGGGIYNSYTLTTAHHPQFRPVVVHEFGHSFGGLADEYFYDNDVMTDTYPLDIEPWEQNISTLKNFASKWIEMLAKYTPIPTPPTECSKYPIGVYEGAGYSAKGIYRPAYNCRMRTNEYPDFCPVCQRAIQRIIDFYTK, encoded by the coding sequence ATGAAAAAATACACACTGCTCCTTATGTGCCTGTCCATTACACTACTCATTCAAGCACAGGTTTTCACAGATTACTTTATGGATAAAACTTTGCGTATTGACTACCTTTTCACGGGAAATGCCGCAAAACAGGAAATCTGCCTGAATGAACTGTCTTCATTGCCGTTGTGGGCAGGAAGAAGACATCATTTATCTGAACTCCCATTGCAAGGCAACGGGCAAATTGTTATGCGTGATATAATCAGTGGAAACATTATCTATAAAACTTCCTTCTCTTCACTTTTTCAAGAATGGCTTGAAACAGACGAGGCGAAAGTTGTGACGAAGGGCTTTGAAAACAGTTTCTTAGTTCCCTACCCACTTCGTCCGGCAGAAATAGAAATAACCCTTCTCGACCCACACAGAAATATCCGGGCAAATATGAAGCACACAGTCAATCCCAATGACATTCTGATACACCCGAAAGGCATCAACCGAACCATCTCACACAAATATCTGTTACAAAGTGGAAGTGTGGACAAATGCATTGATGTAGCTATTCTTGCAGAAGGTTATACCCTGAACGAAATGGATACATTCTATAAAGACGCAGCCATTGCCTGTGAAAGCCTGTTTTCTCACGAACCATTCAAATCCATGAAAACACAGTTTAACATCATAGCAGTAGCAAGCCCTTCGGAAGATAGTGGAGTAAGTGTTCCCCGATTAGGCGACTGGAAACGTACCGCCTTCAATTCCAATTTCAGCACTTTTTATTCAGACCGTTATCTGACAACTTCACATGTGAAGTCCATACATGATGCACTGGCCGGAATCCCTTACGAGCACATCATCATCTTGGCTAATACAGAAGAATACGGTGGAGGCGGCATCTATAATTCATACACACTCACAACAGCTCACCATCCCCAATTTCGCCCTGTGGTGGTACATGAATTCGGGCACAGTTTCGGAGGACTTGCCGATGAATACTTCTATGATAATGATGTGATGACAGATACTTATCCATTGGATATCGAACCATGGGAACAAAATATCAGCACCCTGAAAAACTTCGCTTCCAAATGGATAGAAATGCTTGCAAAATACACTCCAATCCCTACACCACCCACAGAGTGCAGCAAATATCCGATAGGAGTTTATGAAGGAGCAGGATATTCTGCCAAAGGCATATACCGCCCGGCTTATAATTGCCGCATGCGAACCAATGAATATCCCGATTTTTGTCCGGTCTGCCAACGGGCTATCCAACGGATAATTGATTTTTATACTAAATAG
- a CDS encoding GNAT family N-acetyltransferase, giving the protein MIKLQRITNAETVLYKYMEQLMISSFPTEEYRTLEEQRYYTDTKVNFYNNIIFQDSTPVGFITYWDFGRFFYVEHFAIDPAQRNCGHGKNVLHHLCQLLKSPIILEVEKPVEEMAQRRINFYQRHGFSLWEKTYYQPPYKPGEHFLPMSLMAYGNLQCEKDFDNIKEHIYREVYNLK; this is encoded by the coding sequence ATGATCAAACTTCAACGTATTACAAATGCCGAGACTGTTTTATACAAGTACATGGAACAACTCATGATAAGTTCGTTCCCTACAGAAGAATACCGGACACTGGAGGAGCAGCGTTATTATACCGATACAAAAGTCAATTTCTACAATAATATTATTTTTCAGGACAGCACACCTGTCGGCTTCATTACTTATTGGGATTTCGGCCGTTTTTTCTATGTGGAGCATTTTGCCATAGACCCGGCACAACGCAATTGTGGACATGGGAAAAACGTACTACACCACCTGTGCCAGCTTTTGAAATCCCCTATCATCCTGGAAGTGGAAAAACCAGTTGAAGAAATGGCACAACGGCGCATCAATTTCTATCAACGCCATGGATTTTCATTATGGGAAAAAACATACTACCAGCCTCCTTACAAACCTGGTGAACATTTTCTTCCCATGTCACTTATGGCCTATGGAAACTTGCAATGCGAGAAAGACTTCGATAATATAAAAGAACATATATATCGGGAAGTATATAATCTAAAATAA
- a CDS encoding ExbD/TolR family protein, whose product MGKFNKTGKREMPALNTSSLPDLIFTLLFFFMIVTTMREVTLRVEFKVPQATELEKLEKKSLVTFIYVGKPTAEFRKKLGDESRIQLNDSYAEVAEVQDHIIGERASMKEEDQPLMTVSLKVDQDTKMGIVTDIKEALRKAYALKINYSAQPRQ is encoded by the coding sequence ATGGGAAAATTTAATAAGACTGGCAAACGTGAAATGCCGGCGTTGAACACTTCTTCTCTGCCTGACCTTATCTTCACCTTGTTGTTCTTTTTCATGATTGTAACAACTATGCGTGAGGTAACATTGAGGGTTGAGTTTAAGGTTCCGCAAGCTACTGAGTTGGAAAAGCTTGAAAAGAAGTCTTTGGTTACATTTATTTACGTAGGAAAACCTACTGCTGAGTTTCGTAAGAAATTAGGTGATGAAAGCCGTATTCAGTTGAATGACAGTTATGCTGAAGTTGCTGAGGTTCAGGATCATATTATTGGTGAACGTGCCAGTATGAAAGAAGAAGATCAGCCGCTGATGACTGTGTCTTTGAAAGTTGACCAAGATACGAAAATGGGTATTGTAACAGATATCAAAGAAGCTCTTCGTAAGGCTTATGCATTGAAAATTAACTACTCTGCGCAACCGCGTCAGTAA
- a CDS encoding ExbD/TolR family protein has translation MAKGKRKVPDINSSSTADIAFLLLIFFLITTSMDTDRGLARQLPPPPEKDQKIDDVKLKERNVLTVFLNMNDQLMCGNDYISVDQLRAKTKEFIANPYNEESKPEKYSKNIDFFGNMMVTEKHVVSLRCDRGSSYKAYLAVQNELVAAYNELRNELAQEKWQKNYADLNEDQQKAIREIYPQKISEAEPKKYGEKK, from the coding sequence ATGGCAAAAGGAAAAAGAAAAGTTCCTGATATTAACTCAAGTTCAACTGCGGACATTGCATTTTTGTTGCTGATCTTCTTCTTGATTACAACATCTATGGATACCGACCGTGGCTTGGCAAGACAATTGCCACCGCCACCGGAAAAGGATCAAAAGATAGATGATGTGAAGCTGAAGGAACGCAATGTGCTGACTGTCTTCTTGAATATGAACGACCAGTTAATGTGTGGAAATGACTATATCAGCGTTGATCAATTGCGTGCAAAAACAAAGGAGTTTATAGCTAATCCGTATAATGAAGAATCTAAACCGGAAAAGTATTCGAAGAATATTGATTTTTTTGGCAATATGATGGTTACGGAAAAGCATGTAGTATCTCTGCGTTGTGACCGTGGTTCTTCATATAAAGCATATCTTGCTGTCCAGAATGAACTTGTTGCAGCTTATAATGAGTTGCGTAATGAATTGGCTCAGGAAAAGTGGCAGAAGAATTATGCTGATTTGAACGAAGATCAACAGAAGGCAATTCGTGAAATTTATCCTCAGAAGATTTCTGAGGCAGAACCTAAAAAGTACGGAGAAAAGAAGTAA
- a CDS encoding MotA/TolQ/ExbB proton channel family protein, with protein sequence MKKLFAIVAVMGVLTFGSTQLAQAQDAPAAEQTEQAAPAAEAAPADEAAAPATVEAAEGGLHKEIKTKFIEGTASFMSLVAIALVIGLAFCIERIIYLSLAEINTKKFMAAIEAALEKGDVEAAKDIARNTRGPIASIYYQGLMRIDQGIDVVEKSVVSYGGVQAGYLEKGCSWITLFIAMAPSLGFLGTVIGMVQAFDKIQQVGDISPTVVAGGMKVALITTIFGLIVALILQVFYNYILSKIEALTSEMEDSSISLLDMVIKYDLKYKK encoded by the coding sequence ATGAAAAAGTTATTTGCAATTGTTGCTGTAATGGGAGTCTTAACATTTGGCTCAACTCAACTTGCTCAGGCTCAAGATGCTCCTGCTGCTGAACAAACAGAACAAGCTGCTCCAGCAGCAGAGGCGGCTCCTGCTGATGAAGCTGCTGCTCCTGCGACTGTAGAAGCTGCAGAAGGTGGCCTTCACAAAGAAATCAAGACGAAGTTTATTGAGGGTACTGCATCCTTCATGAGTTTGGTAGCTATCGCATTGGTTATCGGTCTTGCATTTTGTATTGAACGTATCATTTATTTGAGCTTGGCAGAAATTAACACCAAGAAATTTATGGCTGCTATTGAAGCTGCTTTGGAAAAAGGTGACGTTGAAGCTGCTAAAGACATCGCACGTAACACAAGAGGTCCTATTGCTTCTATCTATTATCAAGGTTTGATGAGAATAGATCAAGGTATTGATGTAGTAGAAAAATCAGTAGTATCTTATGGTGGTGTACAAGCCGGTTATTTGGAAAAGGGCTGCTCTTGGATTACATTGTTTATCGCAATGGCTCCGTCTTTGGGATTCTTGGGAACTGTAATCGGTATGGTTCAGGCATTTGATAAAATTCAGCAGGTAGGTGATATCTCTCCGACGGTTGTAGCAGGTGGTATGAAAGTTGCCTTGATTACTACTATCTTCGGTTTGATCGTTGCCTTGATTCTGCAGGTATTCTATAACTACATCCTTTCTAAGATTGAAGCTTTGACCAGCGAAATGGAAGATTCTTCTATCTCACTGTTGGATATGGTTATCAAATATGATTTGAAATACAAAAAATAA
- a CDS encoding TatD family hydrolase: MRLIDSHSHLFLEEFAEDLPQVMERAKEAGVTHIFMPNIDSSTIEPMLRVCAAYRGYCFPMIGLHPTSVNGDYEKELEIIAHELSSVNEYVAIGEIGMDLYWDKTFLREQEVALDRQIKWALKYDLPVVIHCREAFDNIYKVLEPYKYSSLKGVFHSFVGTREEAARIMEFSNFLIGINGVVTFKKSALPEVLKNVPLERIVLETDSPYLTPVPNRGKRNESAYVKDTLIKVSEVYCESPEKVAQVTSENALKVFGMLK; the protein is encoded by the coding sequence ATGAGGTTGATTGATTCGCATTCCCATCTTTTTTTGGAGGAATTCGCAGAGGATCTGCCGCAAGTGATGGAGCGTGCAAAAGAGGCTGGTGTCACCCATATTTTTATGCCAAATATTGACAGTTCTACCATTGAACCGATGCTTCGGGTTTGTGCCGCTTATAGGGGATATTGCTTTCCGATGATAGGATTACACCCGACTTCCGTCAATGGAGACTATGAAAAAGAACTGGAAATTATAGCCCATGAACTGTCTTCTGTCAATGAATATGTGGCGATTGGTGAAATCGGCATGGACTTGTATTGGGATAAAACTTTTCTGAGAGAACAAGAGGTGGCATTGGATAGACAGATTAAATGGGCATTGAAGTATGATTTGCCGGTGGTTATTCATTGTCGCGAAGCATTTGATAATATATATAAGGTATTGGAACCTTATAAATATTCTTCTTTGAAAGGTGTTTTTCACAGTTTTGTCGGCACAAGGGAGGAAGCTGCCCGCATTATGGAGTTTTCCAATTTCCTTATCGGGATTAATGGGGTGGTCACTTTTAAGAAGTCTGCCTTGCCGGAAGTTTTGAAAAATGTACCTTTGGAACGGATTGTTTTGGAAACGGATTCTCCTTATCTGACTCCGGTCCCCAATCGAGGCAAAAGAAATGAAAGCGCTTATGTGAAAGATACCTTGATTAAAGTATCTGAAGTGTATTGTGAATCTCCTGAAAAGGTGGCACAGGTAACTTCTGAAAACGCATTAAAAGTGTTTGGAATGCTCAAATAA
- a CDS encoding polyprenyl synthetase family protein, translated as MFTASEILKKINSHIADLKFTRTPQGLYAPVSYVLSMGGKRIRPVLMLMSYNLYKEDIVRAYGPAIGIEVYHNYTLLHDDLMDCADRRRGKKTVHKVWNDNTAILSGDAMLVLAYQYMAQCPAGYLKEVMDLFSLTALEICEGQQMDMEFELRKDVKEGEYLEMIRLKTSVLLAASLKIGALLGGASAEDAEHLYNFGMNLGIAFQLKDDLLDVYGDAAIFGKNIGGDILCNKKTYMLIKAFEHADDRQLQQLKVWVDAGSFEPAEKIAAVTDLYNQIGIKEICEKKMAEYSERAMENLVAVKVADEKKKELEILMGNLMNREV; from the coding sequence ATGTTTACAGCTTCTGAAATTTTAAAAAAAATAAATTCTCATATAGCAGATCTGAAATTTACTCGTACTCCCCAAGGTTTGTATGCTCCGGTAAGCTATGTGTTGTCAATGGGCGGTAAGAGAATACGTCCGGTATTGATGTTGATGTCTTATAATCTGTATAAAGAAGACATAGTTCGGGCTTACGGGCCGGCAATCGGTATTGAGGTATATCATAACTATACTCTTTTACATGATGATTTGATGGATTGTGCAGATCGCCGCCGTGGAAAAAAAACAGTGCATAAAGTTTGGAATGATAATACGGCAATTTTATCGGGAGACGCCATGCTGGTGTTGGCTTATCAATATATGGCGCAATGTCCTGCCGGTTATTTGAAGGAAGTAATGGATTTATTCAGCCTGACAGCTCTGGAGATATGTGAAGGACAACAGATGGATATGGAATTTGAACTTCGGAAAGATGTAAAAGAAGGGGAGTATTTGGAAATGATTCGTTTAAAAACATCTGTTTTGTTGGCCGCCAGTCTGAAGATAGGCGCTCTTTTAGGGGGCGCTTCTGCTGAAGATGCCGAACATTTATATAATTTCGGTATGAACCTGGGGATTGCTTTCCAATTGAAAGATGATTTGCTGGATGTATATGGGGATGCCGCTATCTTTGGAAAAAATATAGGAGGAGATATTCTCTGCAATAAGAAAACCTATATGTTGATAAAAGCTTTTGAACATGCAGATGACAGGCAATTGCAGCAGTTGAAAGTATGGGTGGACGCCGGATCATTTGAACCGGCGGAGAAGATTGCAGCCGTAACAGATTTGTATAATCAGATCGGAATAAAAGAAATTTGCGAGAAAAAGATGGCGGAATATAGTGAACGCGCAATGGAGAATCTTGTCGCTGTAAAAGTTGCTGATGAAAAGAAGAAAGAGCTGGAGATTCTGATGGGAAATCTGATGAATAGAGAAGTGTGA
- a CDS encoding energy transducer TonB: MEIKKSPKADLENKKSTWMLIGYVIVLAFMFVAFEWTKRDVKIDMSQAVADVVFEEEIIPITEQPEQVTPPPPDAPSIPETLTIVDDDANVEETTIASTEDTGQKVDIKYVPVKVEEEEPEEQTIFEVVEESPEFTNGGMAGLMKYLSNNIKYPTIAQENGVSGRVTVQFVVNKDGSIVDAKVLRGVDPYLDKEALRVINSMPKWKPGKQRGKPVRCRFTVPVMFRLQ; the protein is encoded by the coding sequence ATGGAAATTAAAAAATCACCCAAAGCAGACTTGGAGAACAAGAAATCTACATGGATGCTGATCGGTTATGTAATTGTGCTCGCTTTCATGTTCGTAGCGTTTGAATGGACTAAACGTGACGTAAAGATTGACATGAGCCAAGCTGTAGCCGATGTCGTATTTGAGGAGGAAATCATTCCTATCACAGAACAGCCGGAGCAAGTAACTCCTCCACCTCCTGACGCTCCTTCGATTCCTGAAACGTTGACCATTGTGGATGATGATGCCAATGTCGAAGAAACTACTATCGCTTCTACTGAAGATACAGGACAGAAAGTCGATATAAAGTATGTTCCCGTCAAGGTGGAAGAAGAAGAGCCTGAAGAACAAACTATTTTTGAAGTAGTAGAGGAAAGTCCGGAATTTACCAATGGTGGTATGGCCGGTTTGATGAAGTATCTGTCCAATAACATTAAGTATCCTACTATTGCACAAGAAAATGGGGTGTCAGGTCGTGTAACTGTGCAGTTCGTGGTTAACAAAGACGGTAGTATTGTAGATGCTAAAGTTCTAAGAGGCGTTGACCCGTATCTGGATAAAGAGGCACTTCGTGTGATAAATTCCATGCCTAAATGGAAACCGGGCAAGCAACGTGGTAAACCCGTACGTTGTAGATTTACGGTACCTGTAATGTTTAGGTTGCAGTGA
- the cmk gene encoding (d)CMP kinase, with protein MKKITIAIDGFSSCGKSTMAKDLAREIGYIYIDSGAMYRAVTLYSIENGIFRGNRIDTEKLKKHIKDIHISFRLNSATGCPETYLNGVNVENKIRTMEVSSRVSPIATLDFVREAMVAQQQEMGKAKGIVMDGRDIGTTVFPDAELKIFVTATPEIRAQRRHDELKAKGQEVGFDEILENVKQRDHIDQNREVSPLRKADDALLLDNSHLTIAQQKKWLAEQFERIVQNK; from the coding sequence ATGAAGAAAATAACAATAGCAATTGATGGCTTTTCCTCTTGTGGAAAAAGTACAATGGCGAAAGACCTTGCCCGTGAAATAGGCTATATCTACATAGATAGCGGCGCAATGTATCGTGCAGTTACTTTATATAGCATCGAAAACGGGATTTTCCGAGGGAACCGGATAGACACGGAGAAGCTTAAAAAGCATATCAAAGACATTCATATTTCTTTCCGGCTAAATTCGGCAACCGGATGTCCTGAGACCTATCTGAACGGGGTGAATGTAGAAAACAAAATCCGCACCATGGAGGTGTCTTCCCGCGTAAGCCCCATCGCTACCTTGGATTTTGTGCGCGAAGCCATGGTAGCGCAACAGCAAGAAATGGGAAAAGCCAAAGGCATTGTAATGGACGGCCGAGACATAGGTACGACTGTTTTTCCGGATGCTGAACTAAAAATATTTGTTACCGCCACTCCTGAGATACGCGCCCAGCGCCGACATGATGAACTGAAAGCCAAAGGACAAGAGGTAGGATTTGATGAAATACTGGAAAATGTGAAGCAACGGGACCATATTGATCAAAACCGGGAAGTAAGCCCACTGCGCAAAGCTGATGATGCGCTGCTATTGGACAACAGCCATTTAACCATTGCCCAACAGAAGAAATGGCTGGCAGAACAATTTGAACGGATTGTCCAGAATAAATAG